A portion of the Krasilnikovia cinnamomea genome contains these proteins:
- a CDS encoding NADH-quinone oxidoreductase subunit G, giving the protein MTDVAKPTDTVTLTVDGVEVTAAKGELVIRVAERMGIEIPRFCDHPLLAPAGACRQCLVEVEGQRKPVASCTQTVAEGMVVKTQLTSPVAKKAQAGVMELLLINHPLDCPTCDKGGECPLQNQALSTGRSDSRFAEEKRTFEKPIHISSQVLLDRERCVLCQRCTRFSEEIAGDKFIDLMDRSSGQQINVYRDDFFGADADGSGDAGEDSGDVPFNSYFSGNTVQICPVGALTGQQYRFRARPFDLVSTPTVCEHCSAGCAMRADHRRGKVLRRLAGDDPAVNEEWNCDKGRWGFRYDTAADRITTPYVRDAATGELREASWSEALYAAAEGLRAARARGVGVLTGGRLTVEDAYAYAKFARVALGTNDIDFRARPVGANGEEADFLAASVAGVSDVSYADVEKAPSVVIVGLEPEEECPILFLRLRKTYTHKKLAVVAVAPFLTRGFEKLGATLVEAVPGAEARLLAGDPAIAAALAAEGALLIVGERLAEVPGGLSAAAALAARTGARLAWVPRRAGDRGAVDTGCLPNLLPGGRPVTDAGGRADLAAAWDVPVETLPAAVGRDTSAIVAAAAAGELGGLLVAGVDPADLADPRLAEQALDAVPFLVSLELRHSAVTRRADVVLPVAPPVEKPGTYMDWEGRLRTFQAVLKTGAMTDGRALEAIAALLEVTLGTGDVNAIRRELGGMRANTSAPQAAPTVEPGAPLEPGAGQAVLATWHQLIDLGRLLDGDEVLAGTARPPVARIAKGTAEALGVADGDPLTVSTVSGAISLQTAITEMPEGVVWLPANSPGSTVRRSLGASSGAVVRLSAGVAGPLLAEAPHASAAESNLLASPEVSKKGVTP; this is encoded by the coding sequence ATGACGGACGTTGCCAAGCCGACCGACACCGTCACGCTGACCGTCGACGGGGTCGAGGTGACGGCCGCCAAGGGCGAGCTGGTCATCCGGGTCGCGGAGCGGATGGGCATCGAGATCCCCCGGTTCTGCGACCACCCGCTGCTGGCCCCCGCCGGGGCGTGCCGCCAGTGCCTGGTCGAGGTGGAGGGTCAGCGCAAGCCGGTCGCCTCGTGCACCCAGACGGTCGCCGAGGGCATGGTGGTCAAGACCCAGCTCACCTCGCCGGTCGCGAAGAAGGCCCAGGCCGGGGTGATGGAGCTGCTGCTCATCAACCACCCGCTGGACTGCCCGACCTGCGACAAGGGGGGCGAGTGCCCCCTGCAGAACCAGGCGCTGTCCACCGGCCGGTCCGACTCGCGCTTCGCCGAGGAGAAGCGCACGTTCGAGAAGCCGATCCACATCTCCAGCCAGGTGCTGCTGGACCGGGAACGGTGCGTGCTGTGCCAGCGGTGCACCCGGTTCTCCGAGGAGATCGCGGGGGACAAGTTCATCGACCTGATGGACCGCTCCTCCGGCCAGCAGATCAACGTGTACCGGGACGACTTCTTCGGCGCGGACGCCGACGGCAGTGGCGACGCGGGCGAGGACTCCGGGGACGTGCCGTTCAACTCGTACTTCTCCGGTAACACCGTGCAGATCTGCCCGGTGGGCGCGCTGACCGGCCAGCAGTACCGGTTCCGGGCCCGGCCGTTCGACCTGGTGTCCACACCGACGGTGTGCGAGCACTGCTCGGCGGGCTGCGCGATGCGCGCCGACCACCGGCGCGGCAAGGTGCTGCGCCGCCTTGCCGGTGACGACCCGGCGGTGAACGAGGAGTGGAACTGCGACAAGGGCCGGTGGGGCTTCCGGTACGACACGGCGGCCGACCGGATCACCACCCCGTACGTGCGCGACGCCGCCACCGGCGAGCTGCGCGAGGCCTCGTGGAGTGAGGCGCTGTACGCGGCGGCCGAGGGTCTGCGGGCCGCCCGCGCCCGCGGCGTCGGCGTGCTCACGGGTGGCCGCCTGACCGTCGAGGACGCGTACGCGTACGCGAAGTTCGCGCGGGTGGCCCTGGGCACCAACGACATCGACTTCCGGGCCCGCCCGGTCGGCGCGAACGGCGAGGAGGCCGACTTCCTGGCCGCGAGCGTGGCCGGGGTCAGCGACGTCAGCTACGCCGACGTGGAGAAGGCCCCGTCGGTGGTGATCGTCGGGCTGGAGCCGGAGGAGGAGTGCCCGATCCTCTTCCTGCGGCTGCGCAAGACGTACACGCACAAGAAGCTCGCCGTGGTGGCGGTGGCGCCGTTCCTGACGCGCGGCTTCGAGAAGCTCGGCGCCACGCTGGTCGAGGCGGTGCCCGGCGCCGAGGCGCGGCTGCTGGCCGGCGACCCGGCGATCGCCGCGGCCCTGGCCGCCGAGGGGGCGCTGCTGATCGTGGGCGAGCGGCTCGCGGAGGTGCCCGGTGGCCTCTCGGCCGCCGCCGCGCTGGCCGCCCGTACCGGTGCCCGGCTGGCCTGGGTGCCGCGGCGCGCGGGCGACCGGGGTGCGGTCGACACGGGCTGCCTGCCGAACCTCCTGCCCGGCGGACGTCCGGTCACCGACGCCGGGGGGCGCGCCGACCTGGCGGCCGCCTGGGACGTGCCGGTCGAGACACTGCCCGCCGCGGTGGGCCGCGACACTTCCGCGATCGTGGCCGCCGCCGCGGCCGGGGAGTTGGGCGGCCTGCTGGTCGCCGGGGTGGACCCGGCCGACCTGGCCGATCCGCGCCTGGCCGAGCAGGCCCTCGACGCGGTGCCGTTCCTGGTGAGCCTGGAGCTGCGGCACAGTGCGGTGACCCGCCGCGCCGACGTGGTGCTGCCGGTGGCCCCGCCGGTCGAGAAGCCCGGCACCTACATGGACTGGGAGGGGCGGCTGCGCACCTTCCAGGCGGTGCTGAAGACCGGCGCCATGACCGACGGGCGGGCGCTGGAGGCGATCGCCGCCCTGCTGGAGGTCACGCTGGGCACCGGTGACGTGAACGCGATCCGCCGCGAACTGGGCGGGATGCGGGCCAACACCTCGGCGCCGCAGGCCGCGCCCACCGTGGAACCGGGCGCACCGCTGGAGCCGGGCGCCGGGCAGGCCGTGCTGGCCACCTGGCATCAGCTCATCGACCTGGGCCGCCTGCTCGACGGCGACGAGGTCCTGGCCGGGACCGCGCGTCCGCCGGTGGCGCGGATCGCGAAGGGTACGGCCGAGGCGCTCGGCGTCGCCGACGGCGACCCGCTGACGGTCAGTACGGTCTCCGGCGCGATCAGCCTGCAGACGGCGATCACCGAGATGCCCGAAGGCGTGGTGTGGCTGCCCGCGAACTCGCCGGGCAGCACGGTCCGCCGCAGCCTGGGCGCGAGCTCGGGTGCCGTGGTCCGGCTGAGTGCCGGGGTGGCTGGCCCGCTGCTGGCCGAGGCCCCGCACGCCTCGGCCGCCGAGAGCAACCTGCTCGCCTCCCCCGAGGTCAGCAAGAAGGGGGTAACGCCGTGA
- a CDS encoding NADH-quinone oxidoreductase subunit D — translation MSTPTTGEQAYAAERETTEGRVFTVTGGDWDTITEGIDPLSNEKIVVNMGPQHPSTHGVLRLVLELEGETVTECRPVIGYLHTGIEKNLEYRNWTQGVTFVTRMDYLSNMFNEAGYCLAVEKLLGITDEIPERANTIRVMFMELQRIASHLVWIATTGMELGAISMMLYGFREREYILDIFEEASGLRMNNAYIRPGGLSQDVPEAAITKIRDFLKYLPKKLKEYEKLLSGQYVWHKRTQGVAVLDVTGCLSLGITGPVLRSAGLAWDLRKTMPYCGYENYEFDVPTATTGDVWGRYLVRMAEIRESLKIIEQTLDRLKPGRIMVEDRKIAWPAQLALGVDGLGNSLEHVAKIMGQSMESLIHHFKLVTEGFRVPPGQVYVGIEHPRGELGVHAVSDGSSRPYRVHYRDPSFVNLQAIPAMAEGALLADVIAGGASLDPVMGGCDR, via the coding sequence ATGAGCACTCCTACAACGGGTGAGCAGGCGTACGCGGCCGAGCGGGAGACCACCGAAGGCCGCGTCTTCACGGTCACCGGCGGCGACTGGGACACCATCACCGAGGGCATCGATCCGCTCAGCAACGAGAAGATCGTCGTCAACATGGGCCCGCAGCACCCCTCCACCCACGGGGTGCTGCGGCTGGTGCTGGAGCTCGAGGGCGAGACGGTCACCGAGTGCCGCCCGGTCATCGGGTACCTGCACACCGGCATCGAGAAGAACCTGGAGTACCGCAACTGGACCCAGGGGGTCACGTTCGTGACCCGCATGGACTACCTGTCCAACATGTTCAACGAGGCCGGGTACTGCCTCGCGGTCGAGAAGCTGCTGGGCATCACGGACGAGATCCCGGAGCGGGCGAACACCATCCGCGTGATGTTCATGGAACTCCAGCGGATCGCCTCGCACCTGGTGTGGATCGCCACCACGGGCATGGAGCTCGGCGCGATCTCGATGATGCTGTACGGCTTCCGCGAGCGCGAGTACATCCTCGACATCTTCGAGGAGGCCTCCGGCCTGCGGATGAACAACGCGTACATCCGGCCCGGGGGCCTCTCGCAGGACGTACCGGAAGCGGCGATCACCAAGATCCGCGACTTCCTCAAGTACCTGCCGAAGAAGCTCAAGGAGTACGAGAAGCTGCTCTCCGGCCAGTACGTCTGGCACAAGCGCACGCAGGGCGTCGCGGTGCTCGACGTGACCGGCTGTCTCTCCCTGGGCATCACCGGTCCGGTGCTGCGCTCGGCGGGCCTCGCCTGGGACCTGCGCAAGACGATGCCGTACTGCGGGTACGAGAACTACGAGTTCGACGTGCCGACGGCGACCACGGGCGACGTGTGGGGCCGCTACCTGGTGCGGATGGCGGAGATCCGGGAGTCGCTGAAGATCATCGAGCAGACCCTGGACCGGTTGAAGCCCGGCCGGATCATGGTCGAGGACCGCAAGATCGCCTGGCCCGCGCAGCTCGCGCTCGGCGTCGACGGCCTCGGCAACTCGCTCGAACACGTCGCCAAGATCATGGGTCAGTCGATGGAGTCGCTGATCCACCACTTCAAGCTCGTGACCGAGGGCTTCCGGGTCCCGCCCGGCCAGGTGTACGTCGGCATCGAGCACCCGCGCGGCGAGCTCGGCGTGCATGCGGTCTCCGACGGCAGCAGCCGCCCGTACCGGGTGCACTACCGCGACCCGAGCTTCGTGAATCTCCAGGCCATCCCCGCGATGGCCGAGGGCGCCCTGCTGGCCGACGTGATCGCCGGCGGCGCCTCCCTCGACCCGGTGATGGGTGGGTGTGACCGCTAA
- a CDS encoding geranylgeranyl reductase family protein, with the protein MNEHVAAAGTIADEADVIVVGAGPGGSAAAYHMARHGLRVLLLEKTEFPREKVCGDGLTPRATRQLIRMGIDTSEKAGWLQNKGLRVIGGGVRLELDWPELASFPSYGLVRTRLDFDDMLARRAVEAGALLRTSVNVTGPVLDDDGHAIGVTAKAGPGREPVQYRAPLIIAADGVSGKLPLAMGLAKRDDRPLGVAVRRYYRSPVRADDDYLESWLELRSAQNSDVLLPGYGWIFGLGDGRVNVGLGILNSSSAFGKTNYRAMLTDWLGTTPPEWGMRGEEHAEGPVLGAALPMGFNRVPHYTRGVMLVGDSGGMVNPMNGEGIAYAMESGELAAEVAVQAQARSAGADRERALQAYPTELKLRFGGYYRLGGMFVKLIGNPQIMRIATKHGMPHPTLMRFVLKLLANLTDPRGGDAMDRIINGLTKVAPTV; encoded by the coding sequence GTGAACGAGCACGTGGCCGCGGCAGGAACCATCGCCGACGAGGCGGACGTGATCGTGGTCGGTGCCGGGCCCGGTGGGTCCGCGGCGGCGTACCACATGGCGCGGCACGGCCTGCGCGTCCTGCTGCTGGAGAAGACCGAGTTCCCCCGGGAGAAGGTCTGCGGCGACGGGCTCACCCCGCGCGCCACCCGGCAGTTGATCCGGATGGGCATCGACACCTCCGAAAAGGCCGGCTGGCTGCAGAACAAGGGCCTGCGGGTGATCGGCGGCGGCGTACGCCTCGAACTGGACTGGCCGGAGCTGGCCAGCTTCCCCAGCTACGGGCTGGTCCGCACGCGACTGGACTTCGACGACATGCTGGCCAGGCGCGCGGTCGAGGCCGGCGCCCTGCTGCGGACCAGCGTCAACGTCACCGGGCCGGTGCTCGACGACGACGGCCACGCGATCGGGGTCACCGCCAAGGCCGGCCCCGGCAGGGAACCCGTCCAGTATCGGGCGCCGCTGATCATCGCGGCGGACGGCGTGTCCGGCAAGCTGCCGCTCGCCATGGGACTGGCCAAACGCGACGACCGCCCACTCGGTGTGGCGGTACGGCGCTACTACCGGTCACCCGTTCGGGCGGATGATGACTATCTGGAGTCCTGGCTGGAGCTTCGCAGCGCGCAGAACTCCGACGTCCTGCTGCCGGGGTACGGCTGGATCTTCGGGCTCGGCGACGGCCGGGTCAACGTCGGCCTCGGCATCCTGAACTCCTCCAGCGCGTTCGGCAAGACCAACTACCGGGCCATGCTGACCGACTGGCTGGGCACCACCCCGCCGGAGTGGGGCATGCGCGGCGAGGAGCACGCCGAAGGGCCGGTGCTGGGCGCCGCGTTGCCCATGGGTTTCAACCGGGTGCCGCACTACACGCGTGGCGTCATGCTCGTCGGCGACTCGGGCGGCATGGTGAACCCCATGAACGGCGAGGGCATCGCGTACGCGATGGAGTCCGGCGAGCTGGCCGCCGAGGTGGCGGTGCAGGCGCAGGCCCGCTCGGCGGGTGCCGACCGGGAGCGGGCGCTGCAGGCGTACCCGACGGAGCTCAAGCTGCGCTTCGGTGGGTATTACCGGCTCGGCGGGATGTTCGTGAAGCTGATCGGTAATCCGCAGATCATGCGGATCGCCACGAAGCACGGGATGCCGCATCCCACGCTGATGCGCTTCGTCCTCAAGCTGCTGGCGAACCTGACCGACCCGCGCGGCGGCGACGCCATGGACCGCATCATCAACGGCCTCACCAAAGTCGCCCCGACGGTTTGA
- the nuoF gene encoding NADH-quinone oxidoreductase subunit NuoF, whose product MTEPSREVLEKLTPVLTKRWLSPDAWKIDVYERLDGYAALRKALAVHPDDLIQLMKDSGLRGRGGAGFPTGLKWGFIPQGDGKPHYLVVNADEGEPGTCKDLPLMTYDPHSLVEGCIIASYAIRANRAYIYIRGEAVHAARRLRNAVREAYVKGYLGKNILGTGFDLELVVHSGAGAYICGEETALLDSLEGFRGQPRLRPPFPAVAGLYASPTVVNNVGTISSVPYIVLGGAEWWKSMGTEKSSGPMIYSLSGRITNPGQYECGLGITLRELIELAGGMKEGHQLKFWTPGGSSTPLLTAEHIDVPMDFESVAAAGSILGTTAVQIFSDQDCPVYATYRWLEFYHHESCGKCTPCREGNYWMVRTYRRILAGQGTHEDLDTLLDTCDNILGRSFCGLGDGATSSVTSSLQYFKQDYLDYIEGRTAPRLSEKTLVGAH is encoded by the coding sequence GTGACCGAGCCTTCCCGCGAAGTCCTGGAGAAGCTCACCCCGGTCCTCACCAAGCGCTGGCTGTCGCCGGACGCCTGGAAGATCGACGTCTACGAGCGGCTCGACGGCTACGCGGCCCTGCGCAAGGCCCTCGCGGTGCACCCCGACGATCTGATCCAGCTCATGAAGGACTCCGGGCTGCGCGGCCGGGGCGGTGCGGGCTTCCCCACCGGCCTCAAGTGGGGCTTCATCCCGCAGGGCGACGGCAAGCCGCACTACCTGGTGGTGAACGCCGACGAGGGCGAGCCGGGCACCTGCAAGGATCTGCCGCTGATGACATACGACCCGCACTCGCTGGTCGAGGGCTGCATCATCGCCTCGTACGCGATCCGGGCCAACCGGGCCTACATCTACATCCGCGGTGAGGCGGTGCACGCGGCCCGGCGGCTGCGTAACGCCGTGCGCGAGGCGTACGTCAAGGGCTACCTCGGCAAGAACATCCTCGGCACCGGGTTCGACCTGGAACTGGTGGTGCACTCGGGCGCCGGGGCGTACATCTGCGGCGAGGAGACCGCGCTGCTCGACTCGCTGGAGGGCTTCCGGGGCCAGCCCCGGCTGCGGCCCCCGTTCCCCGCGGTCGCCGGCCTGTACGCCAGCCCCACCGTGGTGAACAACGTGGGCACGATCTCCAGCGTGCCCTACATCGTGCTCGGTGGCGCGGAGTGGTGGAAGAGCATGGGCACGGAGAAGTCGTCCGGCCCGATGATCTACTCCCTGTCCGGCCGGATCACCAACCCCGGCCAGTACGAGTGCGGCCTGGGCATCACCCTGCGCGAGCTGATCGAGCTGGCGGGCGGCATGAAGGAGGGGCACCAGCTCAAGTTCTGGACCCCGGGCGGCTCCTCCACCCCGCTGCTCACCGCGGAGCACATCGACGTGCCGATGGACTTCGAGAGCGTCGCGGCGGCCGGGTCCATCCTGGGCACCACGGCCGTCCAGATCTTCTCCGATCAGGACTGCCCGGTGTACGCCACGTACCGGTGGCTGGAGTTCTACCACCACGAGTCGTGCGGCAAGTGCACCCCGTGCCGCGAGGGCAACTACTGGATGGTCCGGACCTACCGGCGGATCCTGGCCGGTCAGGGCACCCACGAGGACCTGGACACGCTGCTGGACACCTGCGACAACATCCTCGGCCGCTCGTTCTGCGGCCTGGGCGACGGCGCGACCAGCTCGGTGACCTCCTCACTGCAGTACTTCAAGCAGGACTACCTCGACTACATCGAGGGTCGGACGGCCCCCCGGCTGTCCGAGAAGACCCTGGTAGGAGCGCACTGA
- a CDS encoding NADH-quinone oxidoreductase subunit C, with the protein MERNRPTEQPGAGVPVAAPPVGAAAGAPADYPRAVKRGMFGVRGSGDTSGFGGLVRRTPSLEDTPRPFGGYFDEVHDALEEAYPGFADAIEKVIVDRGELTLHIKAENIAEVCQVMRDDEALRFELCSSVDGVDYLGSDERRFHIAYQLTSMTYRRRVRLEVAVAEGVSVPSVTGVYPTADWQERETYDMFGVVFAGHPGLTRILMPDDWEGHPQRKDYPLGGVPVEYKGAEIPPPDQRRVYQ; encoded by the coding sequence ATCGAGCGGAACCGGCCCACCGAGCAGCCCGGCGCCGGGGTGCCCGTGGCCGCCCCGCCGGTCGGCGCGGCCGCCGGTGCACCCGCCGACTACCCCCGGGCGGTCAAGCGCGGCATGTTCGGGGTGCGCGGCTCGGGTGACACCTCCGGCTTCGGCGGCCTGGTCCGGCGTACGCCCAGCCTCGAGGACACCCCCCGGCCGTTCGGCGGGTACTTCGACGAGGTGCACGACGCGCTGGAGGAGGCGTACCCGGGCTTCGCGGACGCGATCGAGAAGGTGATCGTCGACCGGGGCGAGCTGACCCTGCACATCAAGGCGGAGAACATCGCCGAGGTGTGCCAGGTGATGCGCGACGACGAGGCGCTGCGCTTCGAGCTGTGCTCGTCAGTGGACGGCGTGGACTACCTGGGCAGCGACGAGCGGCGGTTCCACATCGCCTACCAGCTCACCTCGATGACCTACCGGCGGCGGGTACGCCTGGAGGTGGCCGTGGCCGAGGGGGTGTCGGTCCCGTCCGTCACCGGTGTGTACCCCACCGCCGACTGGCAGGAGCGGGAGACGTACGACATGTTCGGTGTCGTCTTCGCCGGTCATCCCGGCCTCACCCGGATCCTCATGCCGGACGACTGGGAGGGCCACCCGCAGCGCAAGGACTACCCGCTCGGCGGCGTGCCCGTCGAGTACAAGGGCGCCGAAATTCCTCCTCCAGACCAGCGGAGGGTCTACCAATGA
- the nuoE gene encoding NADH-quinone oxidoreductase subunit NuoE, translated as MSDRTVEFSPAAAPLAEQLLARAREILARYPAGRERSALLPLLHLVQSQEGYVSPAGVAFCAEVLGINKAQVGAVATFYTMYKRRPTGEYLVSVCTNTLCNVMGGQEVYDELAEHLGVGHDETTADGRVTLEHAECLAACDYAPVVTVNYDFYDNVTPQGAIDLVDGLRAGERPAPTRGARLCSLKEMAIQLAGFADPRDGAVADGPAGAPTLRGVTLAQKNGIAVRNFDPDTPIPTTKPAPGQPTAPAKPAPAAKAAAAEKAAPAGKAAPADKAATGDKPAARRASTTRTRAKAPDPQASDPQATDAAAPDANAPASDAKPAGDNPEPQRSNLRKAAEGTNTAAEEAEQ; from the coding sequence ATGTCTGATCGCACGGTGGAGTTCTCCCCGGCCGCCGCGCCGCTCGCGGAGCAGCTCCTGGCCCGGGCGCGCGAGATCCTGGCCCGCTACCCGGCGGGCCGGGAACGGTCCGCGCTGCTGCCGCTGCTGCACCTCGTGCAGTCGCAGGAGGGTTACGTCAGCCCGGCCGGGGTGGCGTTCTGCGCCGAGGTGCTGGGCATCAACAAGGCCCAGGTCGGCGCGGTCGCGACCTTCTACACCATGTACAAGCGCCGGCCCACCGGCGAGTACCTGGTCAGCGTCTGCACCAACACGCTGTGCAACGTCATGGGCGGCCAGGAGGTGTACGACGAACTCGCCGAGCATCTCGGCGTCGGCCACGACGAGACCACTGCGGACGGCCGGGTCACGCTGGAGCACGCGGAGTGCCTCGCCGCCTGCGACTACGCCCCGGTGGTGACGGTCAACTACGACTTCTACGACAACGTCACTCCGCAGGGCGCGATCGACCTCGTCGACGGGCTGCGTGCGGGGGAGCGTCCGGCGCCCACCCGAGGGGCCCGGCTGTGCTCCCTCAAGGAGATGGCGATCCAACTCGCCGGGTTCGCCGATCCGCGCGACGGCGCGGTCGCCGACGGCCCGGCCGGGGCGCCGACGCTGCGCGGGGTCACGCTGGCGCAGAAGAACGGCATCGCGGTCCGCAACTTCGACCCCGACACGCCGATCCCGACCACCAAGCCCGCCCCCGGTCAGCCGACGGCACCCGCCAAGCCGGCCCCCGCAGCGAAGGCCGCGGCTGCTGAGAAGGCAGCGCCGGCCGGCAAGGCAGCCCCGGCCGACAAGGCAGCGACCGGCGACAAGCCGGCCGCCCGGCGCGCGTCCACCACGCGAACCCGCGCCAAGGCCCCGGACCCGCAGGCCTCCGACCCGCAGGCCACCGACGCGGCGGCTCCCGACGCCAACGCCCCGGCCAGCGACGCCAAGCCCGCCGGGGACAACCCCGAACCGCAGCGGAGCAATCTGCGCAAGGCCGCCGAGGGCACCAACACCGCCGCTGAGGAGGCAGAGCAGTGA
- the nuoH gene encoding NADH-quinone oxidoreductase subunit NuoH — protein MILAEAQDPTLQTFENDVWWIVLIKLLGVFVILLLLTLFTINYERKVVARMAVRPGPNQVGPKGWLQSLSDGIKLPFKEEIIPITADKVVYFIAPVISATTAFTAFAVIPFGPVVSIFGHQTALQLTDVPVSVLVLLACSSMAVYGVVLAGWASGSTYPLLGGLRSSAQMISYEVAMGLSIVAVFMTAGTMSTSQIVKAQAGNEQSSIDILGWHPTPPSWYAVLLLPSFIIYAISAVGETNRAPFDLPEAESELVGGFHTEYSSFKFALFFLAEYINMITVSALCTTLFLGGWRAPWPITAFWSDANSGWFALIWWLLKVLILLFGFIWLRATLPRLRYDQFMRFGWKILIPVNLVWILFLAGVRVLNNETSDRNKWLIIGGVVIAVVLVAVFWPSGRKEPVKSLEEQLAARPPGSFPVPPLDLQVPPSPRARRAVAEREPATVGGGTTETPDDTPDEEV, from the coding sequence ATGATCCTCGCCGAGGCGCAGGATCCCACCCTGCAGACGTTCGAGAACGACGTCTGGTGGATCGTGCTCATCAAGCTGCTCGGGGTCTTCGTCATCCTGCTGCTGCTGACGCTTTTCACGATCAACTACGAGCGCAAGGTCGTGGCCCGGATGGCGGTCCGGCCGGGCCCCAACCAGGTCGGCCCCAAGGGCTGGTTGCAGAGCCTCTCGGACGGCATCAAGTTGCCGTTCAAGGAGGAGATCATCCCGATCACCGCGGACAAGGTGGTGTACTTCATCGCCCCGGTGATCTCGGCGACGACCGCGTTCACCGCGTTCGCGGTGATCCCCTTCGGCCCGGTGGTGTCGATCTTCGGGCACCAGACCGCGCTGCAGCTCACCGACGTGCCGGTCTCCGTGCTGGTGCTGCTCGCCTGCTCCTCGATGGCCGTGTACGGCGTGGTGCTGGCCGGCTGGGCGTCGGGCTCGACGTACCCGCTGCTGGGCGGGCTGCGCTCCAGCGCCCAGATGATCTCGTACGAGGTCGCGATGGGGTTGTCCATCGTGGCGGTGTTCATGACCGCGGGCACGATGTCCACCTCGCAGATCGTCAAGGCGCAGGCGGGCAACGAGCAGTCCTCGATCGACATCCTCGGCTGGCACCCGACCCCGCCGAGCTGGTACGCGGTGCTGCTGCTGCCGAGCTTCATCATCTACGCGATCTCCGCGGTCGGTGAGACCAACCGGGCCCCGTTCGACCTGCCCGAGGCCGAGTCCGAGCTGGTCGGCGGCTTCCACACGGAGTACTCGTCGTTCAAGTTCGCGCTGTTCTTCCTCGCCGAGTACATCAACATGATCACCGTCTCGGCGCTGTGCACGACGCTGTTCCTGGGCGGCTGGCGGGCCCCGTGGCCGATCACCGCGTTCTGGTCCGACGCCAACTCCGGCTGGTTCGCGCTGATCTGGTGGCTGCTCAAGGTCCTGATCCTGCTGTTCGGCTTCATCTGGCTGCGGGCCACCCTGCCCCGGCTGCGCTACGACCAGTTCATGCGCTTCGGCTGGAAGATCCTCATCCCGGTCAACCTGGTCTGGATCCTGTTCCTCGCCGGGGTGCGGGTGCTCAACAACGAGACCTCGGACCGGAACAAGTGGCTGATCATCGGCGGTGTCGTCATCGCGGTGGTGCTGGTGGCGGTGTTCTGGCCGTCCGGGCGCAAGGAGCCGGTGAAGTCGCTGGAGGAGCAGCTGGCCGCGCGGCCACCGGGCAGTTTCCCCGTACCTCCGCTGGACCTGCAGGTGCCACCCAGCCCGCGCGCCCGCCGCGCGGTGGCCGAGCGCGAGCCCGCCACTGTGGGCGGCGGCACCACCGAGACACCCGACGACACACCAGACGAGGAGGTGTGA
- a CDS encoding NuoB/complex I 20 kDa subunit family protein translates to MGIEEKLPSGILLTSVEKLSNWARKSSFWGATFGLACCAIEMMASGGPHYDLGRWGMEVFRASPRQADLMIVAGRVSQKMAPVVRQIYDQMPEPRSVISMGVCASSGGMFNNYAIVQGVDHIIPVDIYLPGCPPRPEMLIDAILKMREKVMAAPLGPNGRKMLEARRAEGKLPVVAPGAMPSSYRADPKRRDEWIQAVKEGREEQLRIENWMKLQPHMRGEGRK, encoded by the coding sequence ATGGGAATCGAAGAGAAGCTGCCGAGCGGCATCCTGCTCACCTCGGTGGAGAAGCTCTCCAACTGGGCCCGCAAGTCGTCGTTCTGGGGCGCCACCTTCGGCCTGGCCTGCTGCGCCATCGAGATGATGGCCTCCGGTGGCCCGCACTACGACCTGGGCCGCTGGGGCATGGAGGTGTTCCGCGCCTCGCCCCGCCAGGCCGACCTGATGATCGTCGCGGGCCGGGTGAGCCAGAAGATGGCCCCGGTCGTGCGCCAGATCTACGACCAGATGCCCGAGCCCCGTTCGGTGATCTCGATGGGGGTCTGCGCCTCGTCCGGCGGCATGTTCAACAACTACGCGATCGTGCAGGGCGTCGACCACATCATCCCGGTCGACATCTACCTGCCGGGCTGTCCGCCCCGGCCGGAGATGCTGATCGACGCGATCCTGAAGATGCGCGAGAAGGTCATGGCCGCCCCGCTCGGCCCCAACGGCCGCAAGATGCTGGAGGCCCGCCGGGCCGAGGGCAAGCTGCCGGTGGTCGCCCCCGGCGCCATGCCGTCCTCGTACCGGGCCGATCCCAAGCGGCGCGACGAGTGGATCCAGGCGGTCAAGGAGGGCCGCGAGGAGCAGCTGCGCATCGAGAACTGGATGAAGCTGCAGCCGCACATGCGAGGGGAGGGCCGCAAGTGA
- a CDS encoding NADH-quinone oxidoreductase subunit A, whose amino-acid sequence MTLNPYVPIVGLLILGALFALFSVSVAPIVGPKRYNRAKLEAYECGIEPAPQPIGGGRFPIKFYLTAMLFIIFDIETIFLYPWAVSFEALGLFGFVEMVLFIVAVFIAYTYVWRRGGLNWD is encoded by the coding sequence ATGACGCTCAACCCCTACGTACCGATCGTCGGGCTGCTGATCCTCGGCGCGCTCTTCGCCCTGTTCTCGGTCTCGGTGGCGCCCATCGTGGGCCCGAAGAGATACAACCGCGCCAAGCTGGAAGCGTACGAATGCGGCATCGAGCCCGCGCCCCAGCCGATCGGCGGCGGCCGCTTCCCGATCAAGTTCTATCTGACCGCGATGCTGTTCATCATCTTCGACATCGAGACCATCTTCCTCTACCCCTGGGCAGTGTCCTTCGAGGCGCTGGGACTGTTCGGGTTCGTCGAGATGGTCCTGTTCATCGTCGCCGTCTTCATCGCCTACACGTACGTGTGGCGGCGTGGCGGCCTGAACTGGGACTGA